A part of Bosea sp. (in: a-proteobacteria) genomic DNA contains:
- a CDS encoding ABC transporter permease subunit (The N-terminal region of this protein, as described by TIGR01726, is a three transmembrane segment that identifies a subfamily of ABC transporter permease subunits, which specificities that include histidine, arginine, glutamine, glutamate, L-cystine (sic), the opines (in Agrobacterium) octopine and nopaline, etc.): MATGLGITLQLVAISVSLGFVIGLGLALARLYGPRWSGALVGGYTTFFRGTPLLCQLFLVYYGLGQLRPFWQDVGLWWFFREPYYCALFTFTINTAAYQAEVLRGAIQSIGKGQFEGAAALGLHRWATLRHVVLPQAMIVALRPLGNELIVMIKSSSVASLVTLFDLMGATRLAFARSFDLSIYLYAALLYLAMVEIIRRLWDVMERRLTRHVVVR; encoded by the coding sequence ATGGCCACGGGCCTCGGCATCACGCTTCAGCTTGTGGCCATCTCGGTGTCGCTGGGCTTCGTCATCGGGCTCGGGCTCGCTCTGGCGCGGCTTTACGGCCCGCGCTGGTCGGGAGCGCTGGTTGGCGGCTACACCACCTTCTTCCGGGGCACGCCGCTGCTCTGCCAGCTCTTCCTGGTTTATTACGGCCTCGGGCAGCTTCGGCCCTTCTGGCAGGATGTCGGCCTGTGGTGGTTCTTCCGCGAGCCCTATTACTGCGCGCTCTTCACCTTCACCATCAACACGGCGGCCTATCAGGCGGAGGTGCTGCGCGGCGCCATCCAGTCCATTGGCAAGGGCCAGTTCGAGGGCGCCGCCGCGCTCGGCCTGCACCGCTGGGCCACGCTGCGCCATGTGGTGCTGCCCCAGGCCATGATCGTGGCGCTGCGCCCGCTGGGAAACGAGCTGATCGTGATGATCAAGTCATCGTCCGTGGCCTCGCTGGTCACGCTGTTCGATCTGATGGGCGCGACGCGCCTCGCCTTCGCCCGCTCCTTCGATCTCAGCATCTACCTCTACGCAGCGCTCCTCTACCTTGCGATGGTGGAGATCATCCGCCGGCTCTGGGATGTGATGGAGCGCAGGCTGACGCGGCATGTGGTGGTCAGATAG
- a CDS encoding helix-turn-helix domain-containing protein — MNDGHKIIEGLDDVLAWTEGDQSAARILKWEAPTSIDVRRVRDKLGMTQRQFAARFGLKLDTLRNWEQDKRCPDATARVLLTLIDRDPEMVKRALAI; from the coding sequence ATGAACGACGGTCACAAGATAATTGAGGGGCTCGATGACGTGCTCGCTTGGACCGAGGGTGATCAGTCGGCCGCCCGCATTCTCAAATGGGAGGCTCCGACAAGCATCGATGTTCGTCGGGTGCGCGATAAGCTTGGGATGACGCAGCGCCAGTTTGCCGCGAGGTTCGGTTTGAAATTGGATACGTTGAGGAATTGGGAGCAAGACAAACGTTGCCCAGATGCGACCGCTCGCGTTTTGCTGACGTTGATTGACCGCGACCCTGAGATGGTAAAGCGAGCTCTCGCTATTTGA
- a CDS encoding NAD(P)-dependent oxidoreductase, whose amino-acid sequence MMNVAFLGLGVMGYPMAGHLLRKGGHAVTVYNRTFAKAEAWVAEHGGKAARTPAEAAAGQDIVFACVGNDDDLRAVTIGEGGAFAAMGKGTIFVDHTTASADVARELHAAAKARGFDFIDAPVSGGQAGAHNGVLTVMCGGDEAPYARAEPVIASFARMCKLLGPSGAGQLTKMINQICIAGLVQGLSEGLHFGQRAGLDIEAVVEVISKGAAGSWQMENRHKTMNAGKYDFGFAVDWMRKDLGIVLAEARRNGANLPVTALVDQFYAEVQKMGGARWDTSSLMARLNR is encoded by the coding sequence CTGATGAACGTCGCATTCCTTGGCCTTGGCGTGATGGGCTATCCGATGGCAGGTCACCTGCTGCGCAAGGGCGGTCACGCCGTCACGGTCTATAACCGCACCTTCGCCAAGGCGGAGGCCTGGGTGGCGGAGCATGGCGGGAAAGCTGCCCGCACGCCGGCCGAGGCCGCTGCCGGGCAGGACATCGTCTTCGCCTGCGTGGGCAATGATGACGATCTGCGCGCCGTCACCATCGGCGAGGGCGGCGCCTTTGCCGCCATGGGCAAGGGCACGATCTTCGTGGACCACACCACAGCCTCGGCGGATGTCGCGCGCGAGCTTCACGCGGCGGCCAAGGCGCGCGGCTTCGATTTCATTGATGCGCCCGTCTCGGGCGGGCAGGCGGGCGCGCACAATGGCGTGCTCACCGTGATGTGCGGCGGGGATGAGGCACCTTACGCCAGAGCCGAGCCGGTGATCGCCAGCTTCGCGCGCATGTGCAAGCTGCTGGGGCCAAGCGGCGCGGGCCAGCTCACCAAGATGATCAACCAGATCTGCATCGCCGGGCTGGTGCAGGGCCTCTCCGAAGGTCTGCATTTCGGCCAGCGCGCCGGGCTCGACATCGAGGCTGTGGTGGAGGTGATCTCCAAGGGCGCAGCCGGCTCCTGGCAGATGGAGAACCGCCACAAGACCATGAACGCCGGCAAATATGATTTTGGCTTCGCGGTGGACTGGATGCGCAAGGACCTCGGCATCGTGCTGGCCGAAGCCCGCCGCAACGGCGCGAACCTGCCAGTCACCGCGCTGGTGGACCAGTTCTATGCCGAAGTGCAGAAGATGGGCGGCGCGCGTTGGGACACGTCGAGCCTGATGGCGCGGCTCAACAGGTGA
- a CDS encoding 2-(1,2-epoxy-1,2-dihydrophenyl)acetyl-CoA isomerase (Catalyzes the reversible hydration of unsaturated fatty acyl-CoA to beta-hydroxyacyl-CoA), with protein sequence MTDAALYAAANGVATITLNRPEKLNAFSAQMFEGIRAGLDAAEADEAVRVVVFTGAGRAFSSGQDLTEKLPMDADGKLDLGPPLERDYNPLALRLIDYPKITVAAINGPAVGAAANLVLSCDLVVAARSAYFQEAFARIALLPDAGGTWLLPRIVGMKRALALCLTADRVSAEEGQAMGLIYKVFDDASFAGEVAAFVKPFATGPALAYRMIKQALARSLDNDFAAQLQLEADLQRQAGRTDDFQEAIMAFMTKRPPAFKGR encoded by the coding sequence ATGACCGATGCCGCCCTTTATGCCGCCGCGAATGGCGTCGCCACCATCACGCTCAACAGGCCTGAGAAGCTCAACGCCTTTTCGGCGCAGATGTTCGAGGGCATCCGGGCGGGGCTGGATGCCGCCGAAGCGGATGAGGCGGTGCGTGTCGTCGTGTTCACCGGCGCCGGCCGGGCGTTTTCATCCGGTCAGGATCTCACCGAGAAGCTGCCCATGGACGCCGACGGCAAGCTCGATCTCGGCCCGCCGCTTGAGCGCGACTACAACCCGCTGGCGCTGCGGCTGATCGACTATCCCAAGATCACCGTCGCGGCGATCAACGGGCCTGCCGTGGGCGCGGCCGCCAACCTCGTGCTCTCCTGCGATCTCGTGGTGGCGGCGCGCTCGGCCTATTTCCAGGAGGCCTTCGCAAGGATCGCGCTGCTGCCCGACGCCGGCGGCACCTGGCTGCTGCCGCGCATCGTGGGCATGAAGCGGGCGCTGGCGCTGTGCCTGACGGCCGACCGCGTGAGCGCCGAGGAAGGCCAGGCGATGGGCCTGATCTACAAGGTGTTCGACGACGCCAGCTTCGCCGGGGAAGTGGCCGCCTTCGTGAAGCCCTTCGCCACCGGCCCTGCCCTCGCCTACCGCATGATCAAGCAGGCGCTTGCCAGATCCCTCGACAACGACTTCGCCGCCCAGCTCCAGCTGGAAGCGGACCTGCAGCGCCAGGCCGGCCGCACCGACGATTTCCAGGAGGCGATCATGGCCTTCATGACGAAGCGGCCGCCAGCGTTCAAGGGACGGTGA
- a CDS encoding RNA methyltransferase: MTGAGTNHTLISREGPSPAIILVEPQLAENIGMVARAMANFGLSDLRLVKPRDGWPTGGGLPKGAHQAASGAVHILQSARLFADARSAIGDLNLVFATTARNRGQMKRVFTPAEMMPEVASRVSAGQGVGILFGRERTGLENEEISLADAIVTFPVNPQFASLNLAQAVLLMGYEWFRAAHGDIKPFDPDAQLPAAREMIVSLFDYLEDELDRGGFFPPDKREIMARNLRDILHRLAMTEQDCRTLRGAFHALAEGRKRRSKDGPPPAD; this comes from the coding sequence ATGACCGGCGCAGGCACGAACCACACATTGATCAGCCGCGAGGGGCCTTCCCCGGCCATCATCCTGGTGGAGCCGCAACTGGCCGAGAACATCGGCATGGTGGCGCGCGCCATGGCGAATTTCGGCCTCAGCGACCTGCGCCTCGTGAAGCCGCGCGATGGCTGGCCTACGGGCGGCGGGCTGCCCAAGGGCGCGCATCAGGCGGCTTCGGGCGCCGTGCATATCCTGCAATCGGCGCGGCTCTTCGCCGATGCGCGCTCCGCCATCGGCGATCTCAACCTCGTCTTCGCCACAACCGCCCGCAATCGCGGCCAGATGAAGCGGGTGTTCACGCCCGCCGAGATGATGCCCGAGGTGGCGAGCCGGGTGAGCGCAGGCCAGGGTGTCGGCATCCTGTTCGGGCGCGAGCGCACCGGGCTCGAGAATGAGGAGATCAGCCTGGCCGACGCGATCGTGACCTTTCCGGTCAACCCGCAGTTCGCCTCGCTCAACCTTGCGCAGGCGGTGCTGCTCATGGGCTATGAGTGGTTCCGTGCCGCGCATGGCGACATCAAGCCGTTCGATCCGGACGCGCAGCTCCCCGCGGCGCGCGAGATGATCGTGTCCCTGTTCGATTATCTGGAGGATGAGCTCGACCGGGGCGGCTTCTTTCCGCCCGACAAACGCGAGATCATGGCCCGCAACCTGCGCGACATCCTGCACCGTCTGGCCATGACCGAGCAGGATTGCCGCACGCTGCGCGGCGCTTTCCACGCGCTGGCGGAAGGGCGAAAGCGCCGCAGCAAGGACGGCCCGCCACCCGCAGACTGA
- a CDS encoding NADP-dependent isocitrate dehydrogenase, translated as MNKIKVEGTVVEMDGDEMTRIIWQYIKDKLIHPYLDIKLDYYDLGIEHRDATDDQVTIDAANATRKHGVAVKCATITPDEARVEEFKLKQMWKSPNGTIRNILGGVIFREPIICKNVPRLVPGWTQPIIVGRHAFGDQYRATDFRFPGKGTLTIKFVGEDGQVIEREVFRSPGAGVAMAMYNLDDSIRDFARASLNYGLNRKLPVYMSTKNTILKAYDGRFKDIFEEVFATEFKARFEALKLTYEHRLIDDMVASALKWSGGYVWATKNYDGDVQSDIVAQGFGSLGLMTSVLMTPDGKIVESEAAHGTVTRHYREHQKGKETSTNSIASIYAWTGGLKHRAKLDNNLQLARFAETLEKVCVDTVESGFMTKDLALLVGADQRWLSTTGFLDKISENLTRAMAA; from the coding sequence ATGAACAAGATCAAGGTTGAAGGCACCGTCGTCGAAATGGACGGCGACGAGATGACCCGCATCATCTGGCAGTACATCAAGGACAAGCTGATCCACCCCTATCTCGACATCAAGCTCGACTATTACGACCTCGGCATCGAACACCGCGATGCAACCGACGATCAGGTCACGATCGACGCGGCCAACGCCACCAGGAAGCATGGCGTGGCCGTCAAGTGTGCGACCATCACGCCTGACGAGGCCCGCGTCGAGGAATTCAAGCTCAAGCAGATGTGGAAGTCGCCCAATGGCACGATCCGCAACATCCTTGGCGGCGTCATCTTCCGTGAGCCGATCATCTGCAAGAACGTGCCGCGCCTGGTGCCGGGCTGGACCCAGCCCATCATCGTCGGCCGCCATGCCTTCGGCGACCAGTATCGCGCCACCGATTTCCGCTTCCCCGGCAAGGGCACGCTGACGATCAAGTTCGTCGGCGAGGATGGGCAGGTCATCGAGCGCGAGGTGTTCAGGTCCCCTGGCGCCGGCGTCGCCATGGCGATGTACAACCTCGATGACTCGATCCGGGACTTCGCCCGCGCCTCGCTGAATTATGGGCTGAACCGCAAGCTGCCGGTCTACATGTCCACCAAGAACACGATCCTCAAGGCCTATGACGGCCGCTTCAAGGACATCTTCGAGGAGGTGTTCGCCACCGAGTTCAAGGCCAGGTTCGAGGCGCTGAAACTCACCTACGAGCACCGCCTCATCGACGACATGGTGGCGTCGGCGCTCAAGTGGTCCGGCGGCTATGTCTGGGCCACAAAGAATTATGACGGCGACGTGCAGTCCGACATCGTTGCGCAGGGCTTCGGCTCGCTGGGCCTGATGACCTCGGTCCTGATGACGCCGGATGGCAAGATCGTTGAATCCGAGGCCGCGCACGGCACGGTCACGCGCCACTATCGCGAGCATCAGAAGGGCAAGGAGACCTCGACCAACTCCATCGCCTCGATCTACGCCTGGACCGGCGGGCTCAAGCATCGCGCCAAGCTGGACAACAACCTCCAGCTCGCCCGCTTCGCCGAGACCCTCGAGAAGGTCTGCGTCGACACAGTGGAAAGCGGCTTCATGACCAAGGACCTCGCGCTGCTGGTCGGCGCGGATCAGCGCTGGCTGTCGACAACCGGCTTCCTTGACAAGATCTCCGAGAACCTGACTCGCGCCATGGCGGCCTGA